The Chroicocephalus ridibundus chromosome 20, bChrRid1.1, whole genome shotgun sequence genome has a window encoding:
- the SNRPE gene encoding small nuclear ribonucleoprotein E, protein MAYRGQGQKVQKVMVQPINLIFRYLQNRSRIQVWLYEQVNMRIEGCIIGFDEYMNLVLDDAEEIHSKTKSRKQLGRIMLKGDNITLLQSVSN, encoded by the exons ATGGCGTACCGCGGGCAGGGCCAGAAGGTGCAGAAGGTGATGGTGCAGCCCATC AACCTCATTTTCCGCTACCTGCAGAAC AGGTCCAGGATCCAGGTGTGGCTCTATGAGCAAGTGAACATGCGGATAGAAGGCTGCATTATT GGCTTTGATGAATATATGAACTTGGTGCTGGACGACGCAGAGGAAATTCACTCCAAAACAAAATCAAGGAAACAGCTGG GTCGCATCATGTTAAAAGGGGACAATATCACTCTTCTACAAAGTGTTTCTAACTAG
- the ZC3H11A gene encoding zinc finger CCCH domain-containing protein 11A isoform X1 has protein sequence MSNQGDDCYFYFYSTCNKGDSCSFRHCEAALGNETVCTLWQEGRCFRNICRFRHMEIDKKRSEIPCYWENQPVGCQKSNCAFHHTKGRYVDGLFLPPSKTTLPSPPESAEDDVKMAQMSLQQNKLSVQSNPSPQLRGVMKVENSENVPSPTHPPVVINAADDDEDDDDQLSEEGDETKTPVQQPATEAHNGLRIISTRKSNANTKQDDNLNFGIKTLEEIKLKKLKEKTKKQGEGPSGVSVHPLQSRTVPVPEKENVRTVVRTVTLSTKQGEEPVIQLNLAERLGKRQTSIAGKSILPLKRNLAERLGKKIEILENADKAPKKVQVPKSLKERLGLPSEQTSTETEKAAKPSGEIHVKTLEEIRLERANQRRGDTQAKPQTEGRCKTEDPSSGARPSPVVRIKTFSGVLAGKKHKRLEEEKQKTEEVPSKTKVESEPKKQSILAPSVPGKVQLAEPAGKAKPAEVRIKTLEEIKQEKALRMQRSGENVPAPPAQPEPAPTGRRLLRITKLTAPGREEKKVVDLSKSSPKAVSAPAEPSDQSAANSKVQVKNLEGIMREKRQLKRRQEEKLQKEAAAVPSPVEKAIKDKTPASGSPEATVVSGSAYQLVKRILVKSPEDGLESPGKDAAVSPGKQAALHLERKAETKSKVCLKPSEGKATSPTKQTLKRKATESHPSAVAAVKPLSATGGDTKEPSAKKAAVAVVPALPEDSLVSIPGREKPQTSPELHIGSQADSVAQSEVSSSTSASSVAAKTRRLSSTGAGKAPLSVEDDFEKLIWEISGGKLEAEIDLDPGKDEDDLLLELSEMIDS, from the exons ATGTCTAACCAAGGAGATGATTGCTACTTCTATTTCTATTCCACATGTAACAAG GGAGACAGCTGTTCCTTCCGCCACTGTGAAGCCGCTCTGGGGAATGAAACAGTCTGCACGCTGTGGCAGGAGGGTCGCTGTTTCAGGAATATCTGCAGATTCAGACACATGGAAATCGAT aaaaaacGCAGTGAGATTCCTTGCTACTGGGAGAATCAGCCAGTAGGCTGTCAAAAATCCAACTGCGCTTTTCATCACACAAAAGGACGTTATGTTGATGGACTCTTCTTACCGCCAAGCAAAA CTACTCTTCCGAGTCCACCCGAGTCTGCAGAAGATGATGTGAAAATGGCTCAGATGTCACTGCAGCAAAACAAACTTTCCGTCCAGTCAAATCCCTCTCCACAGCTGAGGGGGGTGATGAAAGTGGAAAACTCTGAAAATGTTCCAAGTCCTACACATCCTCCTGTTGTAATCAATGCTGcagatgatgatgaagatgatgatg accaGCTTTCTGAAGAAGGAGATGAAACTAAAACACCTGTCCAGCAACCAGCGACAGAAGCCCATAATGGATTGCGGATAATATCCACTAGGAAATCCAATGCTAATACAAAGCAAG aTGACAATTTAAATTTCGGAATAAAAACACTTGAGGAAATCAAATTgaagaaactaaaggaaaaaacaaaaaaacaaggtG AAGGTCCTTCAGGAGTTTCTGTTCATCCGCTCCAATCCCGGACCGTTCCTGtgccagaaaaggaaaatgtacgGACCGTAGTGAGAACTGTGACTCTGTCTACAAAGCAAG GGGAGGAGCCTGTGATTCAACTGAATCTTGCTGAGAGACTGGGAAAACGGCAGACCTCCATAG CTGGTAAAAGCATCCTTCCACTAAAGCGCAACCTTGCTGAAAGGCTGGGGAAGAAGATAGAGATTCTGGAGAATGCTGACAAAGCGCCAAAGAAAG TTCAAGTCCCCAAGTCTCTGAAGGAGAGGCTGGGATTGCCCTCTGAACAGACCAGTACAGAGACAG AGAAGGCTGCTAAGCCATCGGGAGAGATCCATGTGAAAACACTGGAGGAAATTCGTCTTGAGAGAGCTAATCAGAGACGAGGAGACACCCAAGCTAAACCCCAGACTGAAGGACGTTGTAAAACAGAAGATCCCAGCTCGGGGGCGAGACCTTCCCCTGTGGTTCGCATCAAAACTTTCTCAGGAGTCctggctggaaaaaaacacaagcgattggaagaagagaagcaaaaaacaGAAGAGGTTCCTTCCAAGACAAAAGTTGAGAGTGAGCCCAAGAAGCAGAGCATACTTGCTCCATCTGTGCCTGGCAAAGTGCAGCTGGCAGAGCCGGCAGGAAAAGCCAAGCCAGCAGAAGTGCGTATTAAAACCTTGGAAGAAATCAAGCAGGAGAAAGCTCTGCGGATGCAGCGGAGTGGAGAAAATGTGCCAGCTCCACCAGCACAACCAGAACCTGCCCCGACAGGGAGGAGATTGTTACGGATCACAAAGCTGACAG cacctggaagagaagaaaagaaggtagTGGACTTGAGCAAGTCCTCTCCCAAAGCTGTCTCTGCACCTGCTGAG CCCTCGGATCAGAGTGCAGCTAATTCTAAAGTTCAAGTGAAGAACCTTGAAGGAATAATGAGGGAGAAGCGGCAGCTGAAACGGCGCCAAGAAGAGAAGCTTCAGAAGGAAGCAGCTGCTGTGCCATCTCCTGTTGAAAAAGCAATCAAGGATAAAACTCCAGCATCAGGGAGTCCTGAAGCCACTGTGGTTTCAGGGTCAGCTTATCAACTTGTGAAGAGGATATTGGTGAAATCTCCGGAAGATGGTCTTGAAAGCCCAGGAAAGGATGCTGCTGTATCACCAGGGAAACAGGCAGCTCTACATCTGGAACGGAAAGCTGAAA CCAAATCTAAGGTGTGCCTGAAGCCTTCGGAAGGGAAAGCTACCTCCCCCACAAAGCAGACACTGAAGCGTAAGGCAACTGAGAGCCATCCCTCTGCTGTGGCGGCTGTGAAACCATTGAGTGCCACTGGTGGTGACACGAAGGAGCCTTCAGCTAAAAAAGCAGCTGTG GCTGTTGTTCCTGCTTTGCCAGAGGACAGCCTGGTCTCCATACCCGggagagaaaaaccccaaaccag TCCTGAACTGCATATTGGAAGCCAGGCAGACTCTGTGGCGCAGTCAGAAGTCTCAAGCTCAACTTCAGCTTCTTCAGTAGCGGCAAAGACGCGTCGGCTGAGCTCCACAGGGGCTGGGAAAGCACCCTTGTCTGTAGAAGATGACTTTGAGAAGCTTATTTGGGAAATCTCAGGAGGCAAACTGGAAGCAGAAATTGACCTGGACCCAGGGAAGGATGAGGATGACCTCCTCCTGGAACTTTCGGAAATGATTGACAGTTGA
- the ZC3H11A gene encoding zinc finger CCCH domain-containing protein 11A isoform X2 — protein sequence MSNQGDDCYFYFYSTCNKGDSCSFRHCEAALGNETVCTLWQEGRCFRNICRFRHMEIDKKRSEIPCYWENQPVGCQKSNCAFHHTKGRYVDGLFLPPSKTTLPSPPESAEDDVKMAQMSLQQNKLSVQSNPSPQLRGVMKVENSENVPSPTHPPVVINAADDDEDDDDQLSEEGDETKTPVQQPATEAHNGLRIISTRKSNANTKQDDNLNFGIKTLEEIKLKKLKEKTKKQEGPSGVSVHPLQSRTVPVPEKENVRTVVRTVTLSTKQGEEPVIQLNLAERLGKRQTSIAGKSILPLKRNLAERLGKKIEILENADKAPKKVQVPKSLKERLGLPSEQTSTETEKAAKPSGEIHVKTLEEIRLERANQRRGDTQAKPQTEGRCKTEDPSSGARPSPVVRIKTFSGVLAGKKHKRLEEEKQKTEEVPSKTKVESEPKKQSILAPSVPGKVQLAEPAGKAKPAEVRIKTLEEIKQEKALRMQRSGENVPAPPAQPEPAPTGRRLLRITKLTAPGREEKKVVDLSKSSPKAVSAPAEPSDQSAANSKVQVKNLEGIMREKRQLKRRQEEKLQKEAAAVPSPVEKAIKDKTPASGSPEATVVSGSAYQLVKRILVKSPEDGLESPGKDAAVSPGKQAALHLERKAETKSKVCLKPSEGKATSPTKQTLKRKATESHPSAVAAVKPLSATGGDTKEPSAKKAAVAVVPALPEDSLVSIPGREKPQTSPELHIGSQADSVAQSEVSSSTSASSVAAKTRRLSSTGAGKAPLSVEDDFEKLIWEISGGKLEAEIDLDPGKDEDDLLLELSEMIDS from the exons ATGTCTAACCAAGGAGATGATTGCTACTTCTATTTCTATTCCACATGTAACAAG GGAGACAGCTGTTCCTTCCGCCACTGTGAAGCCGCTCTGGGGAATGAAACAGTCTGCACGCTGTGGCAGGAGGGTCGCTGTTTCAGGAATATCTGCAGATTCAGACACATGGAAATCGAT aaaaaacGCAGTGAGATTCCTTGCTACTGGGAGAATCAGCCAGTAGGCTGTCAAAAATCCAACTGCGCTTTTCATCACACAAAAGGACGTTATGTTGATGGACTCTTCTTACCGCCAAGCAAAA CTACTCTTCCGAGTCCACCCGAGTCTGCAGAAGATGATGTGAAAATGGCTCAGATGTCACTGCAGCAAAACAAACTTTCCGTCCAGTCAAATCCCTCTCCACAGCTGAGGGGGGTGATGAAAGTGGAAAACTCTGAAAATGTTCCAAGTCCTACACATCCTCCTGTTGTAATCAATGCTGcagatgatgatgaagatgatgatg accaGCTTTCTGAAGAAGGAGATGAAACTAAAACACCTGTCCAGCAACCAGCGACAGAAGCCCATAATGGATTGCGGATAATATCCACTAGGAAATCCAATGCTAATACAAAGCAAG aTGACAATTTAAATTTCGGAATAAAAACACTTGAGGAAATCAAATTgaagaaactaaaggaaaaaacaaaaaaacaag AAGGTCCTTCAGGAGTTTCTGTTCATCCGCTCCAATCCCGGACCGTTCCTGtgccagaaaaggaaaatgtacgGACCGTAGTGAGAACTGTGACTCTGTCTACAAAGCAAG GGGAGGAGCCTGTGATTCAACTGAATCTTGCTGAGAGACTGGGAAAACGGCAGACCTCCATAG CTGGTAAAAGCATCCTTCCACTAAAGCGCAACCTTGCTGAAAGGCTGGGGAAGAAGATAGAGATTCTGGAGAATGCTGACAAAGCGCCAAAGAAAG TTCAAGTCCCCAAGTCTCTGAAGGAGAGGCTGGGATTGCCCTCTGAACAGACCAGTACAGAGACAG AGAAGGCTGCTAAGCCATCGGGAGAGATCCATGTGAAAACACTGGAGGAAATTCGTCTTGAGAGAGCTAATCAGAGACGAGGAGACACCCAAGCTAAACCCCAGACTGAAGGACGTTGTAAAACAGAAGATCCCAGCTCGGGGGCGAGACCTTCCCCTGTGGTTCGCATCAAAACTTTCTCAGGAGTCctggctggaaaaaaacacaagcgattggaagaagagaagcaaaaaacaGAAGAGGTTCCTTCCAAGACAAAAGTTGAGAGTGAGCCCAAGAAGCAGAGCATACTTGCTCCATCTGTGCCTGGCAAAGTGCAGCTGGCAGAGCCGGCAGGAAAAGCCAAGCCAGCAGAAGTGCGTATTAAAACCTTGGAAGAAATCAAGCAGGAGAAAGCTCTGCGGATGCAGCGGAGTGGAGAAAATGTGCCAGCTCCACCAGCACAACCAGAACCTGCCCCGACAGGGAGGAGATTGTTACGGATCACAAAGCTGACAG cacctggaagagaagaaaagaaggtagTGGACTTGAGCAAGTCCTCTCCCAAAGCTGTCTCTGCACCTGCTGAG CCCTCGGATCAGAGTGCAGCTAATTCTAAAGTTCAAGTGAAGAACCTTGAAGGAATAATGAGGGAGAAGCGGCAGCTGAAACGGCGCCAAGAAGAGAAGCTTCAGAAGGAAGCAGCTGCTGTGCCATCTCCTGTTGAAAAAGCAATCAAGGATAAAACTCCAGCATCAGGGAGTCCTGAAGCCACTGTGGTTTCAGGGTCAGCTTATCAACTTGTGAAGAGGATATTGGTGAAATCTCCGGAAGATGGTCTTGAAAGCCCAGGAAAGGATGCTGCTGTATCACCAGGGAAACAGGCAGCTCTACATCTGGAACGGAAAGCTGAAA CCAAATCTAAGGTGTGCCTGAAGCCTTCGGAAGGGAAAGCTACCTCCCCCACAAAGCAGACACTGAAGCGTAAGGCAACTGAGAGCCATCCCTCTGCTGTGGCGGCTGTGAAACCATTGAGTGCCACTGGTGGTGACACGAAGGAGCCTTCAGCTAAAAAAGCAGCTGTG GCTGTTGTTCCTGCTTTGCCAGAGGACAGCCTGGTCTCCATACCCGggagagaaaaaccccaaaccag TCCTGAACTGCATATTGGAAGCCAGGCAGACTCTGTGGCGCAGTCAGAAGTCTCAAGCTCAACTTCAGCTTCTTCAGTAGCGGCAAAGACGCGTCGGCTGAGCTCCACAGGGGCTGGGAAAGCACCCTTGTCTGTAGAAGATGACTTTGAGAAGCTTATTTGGGAAATCTCAGGAGGCAAACTGGAAGCAGAAATTGACCTGGACCCAGGGAAGGATGAGGATGACCTCCTCCTGGAACTTTCGGAAATGATTGACAGTTGA
- the ZC3H11A gene encoding zinc finger CCCH domain-containing protein 11A isoform X3: MSNQGDDCYFYFYSTCNKGDSCSFRHCEAALGNETVCTLWQEGRCFRNICRFRHMEIDKKRSEIPCYWENQPVGCQKSNCAFHHTKGRYVDGLFLPPSKTTLPSPPESAEDDVKMAQMSLQQNKLSVQSNPSPQLRGVMKVENSENVPSPTHPPVVINAADDDEDDDDQLSEEGDETKTPVQQPATEAHNGLRIISTRKSNANTKQDDNLNFGIKTLEEIKLKKLKEKTKKQGGPSGVSVHPLQSRTVPVPEKENVRTVVRTVTLSTKQGEEPVIQLNLAERLGKRQTSIAGKSILPLKRNLAERLGKKIEILENADKAPKKVQVPKSLKERLGLPSEQTSTETEKAAKPSGEIHVKTLEEIRLERANQRRGDTQAKPQTEGRCKTEDPSSGARPSPVVRIKTFSGVLAGKKHKRLEEEKQKTEEVPSKTKVESEPKKQSILAPSVPGKVQLAEPAGKAKPAEVRIKTLEEIKQEKALRMQRSGENVPAPPAQPEPAPTGRRLLRITKLTAPGREEKKVVDLSKSSPKAVSAPAEPSDQSAANSKVQVKNLEGIMREKRQLKRRQEEKLQKEAAAVPSPVEKAIKDKTPASGSPEATVVSGSAYQLVKRILVKSPEDGLESPGKDAAVSPGKQAALHLERKAETKSKVCLKPSEGKATSPTKQTLKRKATESHPSAVAAVKPLSATGGDTKEPSAKKAAVAVVPALPEDSLVSIPGREKPQTSPELHIGSQADSVAQSEVSSSTSASSVAAKTRRLSSTGAGKAPLSVEDDFEKLIWEISGGKLEAEIDLDPGKDEDDLLLELSEMIDS; the protein is encoded by the exons ATGTCTAACCAAGGAGATGATTGCTACTTCTATTTCTATTCCACATGTAACAAG GGAGACAGCTGTTCCTTCCGCCACTGTGAAGCCGCTCTGGGGAATGAAACAGTCTGCACGCTGTGGCAGGAGGGTCGCTGTTTCAGGAATATCTGCAGATTCAGACACATGGAAATCGAT aaaaaacGCAGTGAGATTCCTTGCTACTGGGAGAATCAGCCAGTAGGCTGTCAAAAATCCAACTGCGCTTTTCATCACACAAAAGGACGTTATGTTGATGGACTCTTCTTACCGCCAAGCAAAA CTACTCTTCCGAGTCCACCCGAGTCTGCAGAAGATGATGTGAAAATGGCTCAGATGTCACTGCAGCAAAACAAACTTTCCGTCCAGTCAAATCCCTCTCCACAGCTGAGGGGGGTGATGAAAGTGGAAAACTCTGAAAATGTTCCAAGTCCTACACATCCTCCTGTTGTAATCAATGCTGcagatgatgatgaagatgatgatg accaGCTTTCTGAAGAAGGAGATGAAACTAAAACACCTGTCCAGCAACCAGCGACAGAAGCCCATAATGGATTGCGGATAATATCCACTAGGAAATCCAATGCTAATACAAAGCAAG aTGACAATTTAAATTTCGGAATAAAAACACTTGAGGAAATCAAATTgaagaaactaaaggaaaaaacaaaaaaacaaggtG GTCCTTCAGGAGTTTCTGTTCATCCGCTCCAATCCCGGACCGTTCCTGtgccagaaaaggaaaatgtacgGACCGTAGTGAGAACTGTGACTCTGTCTACAAAGCAAG GGGAGGAGCCTGTGATTCAACTGAATCTTGCTGAGAGACTGGGAAAACGGCAGACCTCCATAG CTGGTAAAAGCATCCTTCCACTAAAGCGCAACCTTGCTGAAAGGCTGGGGAAGAAGATAGAGATTCTGGAGAATGCTGACAAAGCGCCAAAGAAAG TTCAAGTCCCCAAGTCTCTGAAGGAGAGGCTGGGATTGCCCTCTGAACAGACCAGTACAGAGACAG AGAAGGCTGCTAAGCCATCGGGAGAGATCCATGTGAAAACACTGGAGGAAATTCGTCTTGAGAGAGCTAATCAGAGACGAGGAGACACCCAAGCTAAACCCCAGACTGAAGGACGTTGTAAAACAGAAGATCCCAGCTCGGGGGCGAGACCTTCCCCTGTGGTTCGCATCAAAACTTTCTCAGGAGTCctggctggaaaaaaacacaagcgattggaagaagagaagcaaaaaacaGAAGAGGTTCCTTCCAAGACAAAAGTTGAGAGTGAGCCCAAGAAGCAGAGCATACTTGCTCCATCTGTGCCTGGCAAAGTGCAGCTGGCAGAGCCGGCAGGAAAAGCCAAGCCAGCAGAAGTGCGTATTAAAACCTTGGAAGAAATCAAGCAGGAGAAAGCTCTGCGGATGCAGCGGAGTGGAGAAAATGTGCCAGCTCCACCAGCACAACCAGAACCTGCCCCGACAGGGAGGAGATTGTTACGGATCACAAAGCTGACAG cacctggaagagaagaaaagaaggtagTGGACTTGAGCAAGTCCTCTCCCAAAGCTGTCTCTGCACCTGCTGAG CCCTCGGATCAGAGTGCAGCTAATTCTAAAGTTCAAGTGAAGAACCTTGAAGGAATAATGAGGGAGAAGCGGCAGCTGAAACGGCGCCAAGAAGAGAAGCTTCAGAAGGAAGCAGCTGCTGTGCCATCTCCTGTTGAAAAAGCAATCAAGGATAAAACTCCAGCATCAGGGAGTCCTGAAGCCACTGTGGTTTCAGGGTCAGCTTATCAACTTGTGAAGAGGATATTGGTGAAATCTCCGGAAGATGGTCTTGAAAGCCCAGGAAAGGATGCTGCTGTATCACCAGGGAAACAGGCAGCTCTACATCTGGAACGGAAAGCTGAAA CCAAATCTAAGGTGTGCCTGAAGCCTTCGGAAGGGAAAGCTACCTCCCCCACAAAGCAGACACTGAAGCGTAAGGCAACTGAGAGCCATCCCTCTGCTGTGGCGGCTGTGAAACCATTGAGTGCCACTGGTGGTGACACGAAGGAGCCTTCAGCTAAAAAAGCAGCTGTG GCTGTTGTTCCTGCTTTGCCAGAGGACAGCCTGGTCTCCATACCCGggagagaaaaaccccaaaccag TCCTGAACTGCATATTGGAAGCCAGGCAGACTCTGTGGCGCAGTCAGAAGTCTCAAGCTCAACTTCAGCTTCTTCAGTAGCGGCAAAGACGCGTCGGCTGAGCTCCACAGGGGCTGGGAAAGCACCCTTGTCTGTAGAAGATGACTTTGAGAAGCTTATTTGGGAAATCTCAGGAGGCAAACTGGAAGCAGAAATTGACCTGGACCCAGGGAAGGATGAGGATGACCTCCTCCTGGAACTTTCGGAAATGATTGACAGTTGA